CTCCAAACAAAAATAACAGGAAGATATTAGATGACACAAAGAGGAAGGTACCCAGGGAATTGCAGTTTTTGATGGAGGACATCATCTCGCAACATGTATTTTGCCCAATACacacattttctttttaaaaatggTGCGAATGCCCAAGATTACTGCCACTGCATTTAGAAATCAGCCGAAGGGTGACATCAATGTACAACCTTCGACCCGTTAGGTAGTATGGCAAGTCCGGCATGGGGTGCGAGAGCATCAGCAATTCTGGCCTGTCACAAAGCCACAATTGTGTCTATATTAAACACAAAATCCACTTAAAATATAATCCCCATCAGATTCAAAGCATCTTCAATGTTCTCCCTGCGGAGGGGCATCCAACTTTTATCTACAGGTGACTGTCAAGGGCGAGCCACGTTAATCATCGTAACAAAGTGAGACATAACCAACTCATCATCACGAAATACTATAAAAGCAGATGTTCAATTCTTAGCAAGCATGTGCAAGGGTGCAAGGCCAGGCTTCGACAAGCAAATTAGCCAGCGGCTTTAAACATCATGGCATCAACTTGCACTGTCATCCTTGCATTTGCACTTTTTCTTGAGTTTACTACGTACCGAACCATGGCATTGCCCAGAGGCATAACTGATCAAGAAAGTGCAGACCAAGACAGAGTCATTTCAATGACAGATGATGCAAATGAAGCAAGTCCTGGACTGCTCTCCTTCAAAGGATACCCCATCATTGAGGGCAGACTTGCCGACAAGGATGGGACAAAACGGATCTTCATACTAGCTGTGAGTATTTGCATGCTAGTAAATAACCTCTACCACACATTAGCGCACACAACacgcttaaaaataaaggtgcttaaaaggttctttacAGCAATgcaatagaagaaccatttttggacCTTCAAAAGCAGGTTGTTTAAAGAATCATTTCtttcaaaaatgtatataatctaAAAAACATCTTATCACTACAAAGAACCTTGTGTAACAGTTAATCtatggcattgtgaagcacatttattttttagagtgcattTGTGTACTTACCAGGTGCAATGCAGTAAGCTACAAGACAattattgcattgcattgctTAAGTAAACATTTTACcgcatttttaaataattttagatAACTTCTAATAATAGAAGTtaataaacttacatttttaagagtCTGTTGAATGGCTCTTACTTCCTAGCTATGTTTTCATCCACAAATTGTAAAGCGCATTTTGgaatatcaaaaaaaaaaacacgcacAAAGATGCGCATAAATTCTGAAAATGGTCATAACGAAACCTACGCAGTCTCAtgtagatgcgtataaatagcacaaagtgtaaaaatcgtgcaatacatatgtCAAATTCCAATCAGGCTTTGGGGGGGGTTCAACGCACCCAGGCGCGGCTTAGTTTGAATAGTGCGAGTGCGcccttaaaggtgctctaagcgaattgatgcgttttagaccataaaacattttttgttacatacagcaaacatctccctatctgcttgctgcctgtccgctgatcaaactgtaaaaaaacgcgatctctgtagacagcccaggcttcacaaacggcaataacaaaacagtggccaaacctacaaacagaaaccataacaaagtgtatcaccaataaacgacaaggatttgggggttgggcgcgttcatgaaagcacggaaggtagggggaggagttagctacactccatctgtttgaaaacaattcaaacgtcaacaataactaacgtctcgcagattcgcttagaacgcctttaagcccaatttatagtcgtgccggcgtaggctatccgtagcatGTGCGTAGCTCTACATAGCCTGACGTACATctcgcaaaatttttaacagcgtgtCAGTTCTACGttgaccgcaagcgctgtgattggtccaccagaacccctcctgtcaggtaaaaaaactgcgtcatatgTATTTTCGTTTGCGAcagtgaaaacaaagaatggtcaatttgaggagtgatttaactcaaactgcaacaaaagtttatttgcttccatcattgctggtcttctcaaatcatacacaacaagttgccgtttcttcttcgtttgtgggttaacttgccaagcttcttcttctttgacggtcgcgctgctactgtggttacacacgTGGATagtgcctaccagcggtctgcgcgcgtgtttgcacgtcgaAGCGGatgacgacgcaaaagtataaatgaaaaccgacgcggaacctacgccgtaggaccaacgcacaactataacgagccctctACTGtttaggttaactatagacctgGGGGGTATTCCAGAAAGCTGGTTATGTGACATACCCAGGTACGTTTGAATTTGAATACGTCTTTATGTA
The Paramisgurnus dabryanus chromosome 1, PD_genome_1.1, whole genome shotgun sequence genome window above contains:
- the pmch gene encoding pro-MCH, whose amino-acid sequence is MASTCTVILAFALFLEFTTYRTMALPRGITDQESADQDRVISMTDDANEASPGLLSFKGYPIIEGRLADKDGTKRIFILADTEIKRSPGRETYPAFPQTLPLRGMDHTLDGFSMRDTRSADDVIPMGRRDIDLLRCMIGRVYRPCWKA